The genomic DNA CAGTAAACATTACAATGAAGTAGATAGAACCCAAAATATAAAAAGTTGAAGAGACACCTACAGAATCGATCAGGACTTTTATGGCAGGCCCTGAGATGGCAGAGGCAAAACCAAAGCCCATGATAGCAAGTCCCGTTGCCATACCCCGTCTGTCCGGGAACCATTTGACAAGCATAGAAACAGGAGAAATGTACCCTATACCAAGTCCAGCTCCTCCTAAAATACCATAGGTAACGTAAAGCAGCAGTTTTGACTCCAGGTGGATAGCCAGACCGGAACCAACAGTCCCCAGACCAAATAGAACAGCTGCAAGTGTCGCAGCAACCCTTGGTCCTTTACGCTCTACGAATTTACCCATAAGTGCGGCAGAGAGACCCAAGAAGAAGATAGCGATAGAAAAAGTGATAGTGACATCCGTCAGTGTCCAGTTCATGGTGGACTGTATAGGTTTTACATAGACGCTCCATGCATAGACAGAGCCTATAGATATGTGAATTGCCATCGCAGCCAGGGCCATGAACCAGCGGTTTTTAACTTGTGTAGTCATTGAATTTTCCTTAATGTTTGAATTACAGGGATCATATATATCTGTACTCTACACTAAATGTAAATATTAGTGTCCTTTTTTGATATAATTTGGCAGATAGTAACAACACTTACTTAAAAAAACATAATTTTAATTAAAATAGGATAAAATTACTCCTATTTAAGTACAAAAGGGTACATGATGACAAAAAAAGCTGATAACAATTGTGAAATAATAGACAGTGTTTGTGCGTATTGTGGTGTGGGTTGTGATATTGCAGCTGAGGTTGACACAAAAGAGAATAAAATCAAGAAGATTTTTGCACATCCGGATGGCGCTACATCTGAAGGAAAACTTTGTATTAAAGGGACACATGGATATGACTTTGTTGATGCAAAAGAGAGATTAAGAACGCCACGTATCCGCAAAAGCTTTTTAGAGAAGAACCCTGAGATTAAAGAAGCGATTTCCAGTTCGCTTACTGATCTTGATGATACCTGGTATGAGACTGATCTGGATGCTGCTACCACTGCAGGGGCAATGAAGCTCAAAGATATTCAATCACAATATGGTGAAAAATCTGTCTGTTCGCTTGGAGGGGCTAGAACTTCATGCGAATCAGCTTACTATTTCCAAAAGTTCACGCGTTATACACTGAACTCTCCACACGTAGACAACTGTGCCAGAGTCTGTCACTCTCCATCACTCAAGGGAATGAGACTGACCATCGGTGAGGGGGCTGCAAGTAACCCGTTTGATGATATTTACAAAACAGAATTTATGATCGTAATGGGTTCCAATACGACTGAAGCACACCCGATTGTCGGTAACCGTATGATCAAAGCGGCACAAAAGGGTACACCTATCGCATGTTTTGATGTACGTGAGATCAAATTGCATAAATTCTCAAAATATAAAGCAGTCACACCACATGAAGCGAATCTGCTTGTACTCAATATGTTGGCATATACGATCATCACTGAAGAGCTGTACCATAAAGATTTTATCAAGAACAGAACAAAGAACTTTGAACACTTTAAAGAGAACATTTTAAATGATCCTTATGCGAATCCTGAATTTTTCAGAGAAGTGGAAGGGTATGAGTATCTGGCAGATATGCTCCCGGAGATCGCCCGTGAGTATGCAACGAAGAAATCTCTTATTTTATGGGGACTTGGGATCACTGAACATGTCGATGGCTCTTACGCGGTCATGGCTATCGTCCATTTGGCACTGATGACCGGGAACATCGGTAAAGATGGTGCGGGTGTAATGCCTTTAAGAGGTCAAACGAACGTACAAGGTGCCTGTGATATGGGTATGCTTCCTTACTATGCACCGGACTACACTGCACCAAAAGAGGTGGGACTTATGACACCTCAGTTGGTGGATGGCATGCTTGACGGAACCATTAAAGGTGTGTTGAATATCGGTGAAGATCTCACGCATATTCATCCGAATATCAATAAGATCACAAAAGCATTTGAAAACCTCGAGCTTATCTTTGTACAAGAGCTGTTCATGACAGATATTGCAGAACGTGCAGACATCGTAGTGGGTGTTAAATCAGCCTATGAAAAAACAGGTATCTATATCAATGCCATGAGAAAAGTCCACCTCTCAACGCCACTGGTACACTCTGATCTTCCGGATGACTGGGAAGTGATCAAACTTCTTGATGAGAAAATGGGAGGGGAGTTCGGTTTTGAAACCTCTGAAGATATCTGGAATGATGTGAGAAAAACTGCAACAAATAGATTCAGTGGTGCCTCTTATGAGATGCTTAGAGCCAATGAAAAGCAGGGAATTTCCTGGCCGATCACTGAAGAGGGTGGTACACCGGTACTGCATAGAGAAGATTTTAGAACCAAAGATGGTATCGGAGCATTCAGATACCATGGGTATAAACTCTCAGGGATGATCGAAGAGATTCTAAATAAAGCACTTAAGGGCTACCACTTGACGACTGGAAGAATCATGGCCCACTATAATAACTCCGCGCAAACCAAATATACAGAGAACCTCATGAAAAAACATACAGAGGATATTCTTTTAGTACATGAAAGCGATAGTGCAGATTTCCCAACGGAGAGGGTGATCCTCAAAACCGAGTATGGTCAAACAAATCCATTAAAGGTAAAATTCACAGATAAAGTACGTCCTAAAACACTCTATACCACGTTTCACCATGTGGATTCAAAACTCAATAAGATTTTCGGTGATAAGAGTGATGAACTGATCATGACAGCTGCATTTAAATCGATTCAGGTCGACATTATTCCTGTAAGTGCGTAGAGGGTTTTGGGTTAGATTTTGAGGTCGTGATTTGCGACCTTAGAGACTCGCCTATTCTTCTTTGACTCCATTATATTTTTTTAACAATTTTATTATAAAACTTCCTTATATAGAACATTTTATAAGGTTTTAATTTCCTATCACATTATTTCGAAACTTTTGATGCAGTCATGTCCTTTTTATCATTAATACTTATTATTATGATATACTGAATGTAATTTCAAATATTCGATCTGTATTTGACTTCGTTTTTATAATCCTTTAAAAATTCTATAACCATATTTAAAGCTTAGATCTACTCAAATTAACATTAAACAGATTTTTGTTAGGCTTTTTTCACGATGCACTTTTATCCATAACGGATGTGCTCACCCTAAGGAAGCCCCTATTACAATAGATATCAATACAACAAAGCAGAAGTCATTTAACATAATTAATGAAAATAAAAACCCAAAGAATATAACAACAGCGTATAAACATCAAACTAAAAATAATAGTAGATTGGATTTATATATAGATATCGATAGAGTTGGATTTATAGACTATAAGATAAAAGACGAATTTTTAAAAAAGATTTATATAAATCAAATATCAATAGATGCATATTATCAGAAGAGTGGTTTGGGGACATATTTAATAAACTGTTTAAAAAAAGAATTTAATACTATAACATTGCTATCAATTAGCAAAAGTTTGAATATATTTTATGAAAAAAATAATTTTGAAGAAGATTTATTTAAAACAAAACAAAAGAATACTACAAATTATGTGTGGACCAAATAGAGTTGTGGGAAAACTATACGTAGTATATGTTGTTAAGATTCTTTTTTTAATTTGCCCTTTTACTTCTTTATACCTTTGAGACAGTCTTTCTATTTGTCGTTGTGTTTTTTCTTCGTTCCCACGATGTTTGTGGGAATGCATATAGTGGTTTGAGTTTAAAACTGACTTTTGTTGTTCATTATTAATTGATGTATGGGTTACCACGTAAAACGTGGGAAGCAGTAAAAATAAATACAGTGATACTGTAATATATGTCAAGTATATACGTAATTTCTTTGTTTCCATATGATTTACTACTTAAGACATTTCACTATAAAATCAACATGATAATGTTCATCATGCCTTACCCAAGATCTTTTCTTGGAGAAATTGATATGTGTTTTAAGATATTTTCCATATTTGGTTCGAAAAAGGTAAGGTTGTAGTTCCGGATCAAAGATTACTCTCCATATCTTTGCACCTCTCTCTTTTACACTTTTATGTAGGCTAACAATATGTGCTCCCATAGCTTCATAATCAATACTGTACGCTTTGTAGTGACCTTTTTTATCAAACTCTATGGCATATCCAAACTTATTGAATATGTGTGTAGGCAGATGTTCTGATTTACCTTTATTGTTCACTACAGGAACCATGAAGTCTACTGATAAACCATTTTGATGTGTTTTATGAGGAGAGAATTTACCTCCTTCTTTAAAACCTGTTTCGGCATATTTATAAACTTTTGTAGGCATTTCTGTTTCTAGAGATTTATATGAGGCTAATATAATCTCCTTTACTTTTGAATGCACATATGTTCTGCCTAATATCTCTGCTGTTTTACTGTAACTTACGAAGTTATTCCCTTTACTTGGAAGTTGTACGCCATTTTCCAGTCTACCATTTGATGTACTGCCATAGCATATACTTTCTAAAGCCGGTGCATATGAACTATAAAATAAAACTATATATACTAAATATTTCATTGTAACCTTATTATTTCTAACTACTCAAAACCTGAAATAGATTTATAATGATTTTTTGATTGATCTTCCAAATAACATACCTACAATAACAGCAGGAATGCTTCCTGCAAGTGTTATCCAAAAGAATGATTTAAACACATAATCATAAAATGGTTCTTGCTGTGCTTTATACGCTTCAATAAATTCAGGTGATGCATCTGAAAAAATTTCAGGTACAGATAATCCTTCCTGAAAATATCCAGTCCATCCAAATAAGAATGCTGTTATCAACAGTACAATCATTGCATATTTGACTCCAATGAGTTTATACCAACGTTTCTTTTCTATTAAAATTTCATATCCTGCTTTCCCTCCAACAATATAGGCAAAGAAGTAAAATATTAAAATACCTATTAAAATATTAATTCTATATTGATCTGTAAAAACCCACACAAGAGAATATATGAAGCCTTCCTTATCTGCCCCTATAACAAATATAATATAGATAAGAATTACACCTATAGTTGCAGATTTTAGTGATTTTCTTCTGCCTATCTTTTTTGCTAATTCAATATTCATCTATATACTCTTTTAAACATATCTCAGAAAGATCTTTATAACACTCAAAGTATTTTTTCAGGCTTATGCTCGATGAATGTTGCTTTTACTCTTTTAGAAACAAGCATATACGGAATCCATATTACTGCTCCTACTAAACTTCGTGTGAACTCTTTAGTTGTTGCTGGATCAAACATAGGTTCATCCGTAATAACAAGTGAACCGACCCATGCATCCAAAGTGATAAAGACAAGAGAGAATAGAATAATGGCAATATAAATCTTAGGGAATAGATAATGTTTAGTAAAAAATAGATAAACAAGATAGATAGATGCAAGCACTAAAAATGTATTACCAAGTGCTTCACCGATCAGTAGTGGACCCCAGAGTGAATTGTAAGCTTCTGTACCCGGAGTTGTCAATACCTCAAATGATCCATCTGTAAAGATAGAATAGTACATTGGACCGTATTCATATATTAATCTGATGGGGGCAACTACAACCCCAATACCAACCAGTATCAACCATCCACCCAAGCCTTTTAAATTATCTTTATCTTTCATGTTCTCCCCATGTTAAGTTTCTCTATATTTGTACCGCATAGCTTATATAGGCTATTTATCTGTTATGTCTTTTTTTATTCTGATCTAAGATATACGCCATAAGAATCCTAATTATTGTTTAATCTCAGTATCATCTTTATCTATATTCTCATTTACTACTGTTTCTTCTATAATTTCATCATTTTTCTTACGACTAAAGAGTTTCTTCACAAAAGCACCAGCACCGATAAGAAGGAAAATCCATAATTTTTTCAAAAACAGTAATATTGTTGCTAAAATACCGACCTTTGCTGCAACCTTACCAGCAACTAATGCACCAATTCCATATGCTGCGACCGTATCGATATCAGGGTTGAAATCTGCATAGCGTGAACCCTCATTGAAGTCTGCTATTTTCAAGACTGTATCAATTTTAGAATTTATCATATCCAACTGATCCATACCTGCAATAAAGTTTAAGACCAAAACACCTTTTCGTCCTAACACTCGAATATTGTAATTGAGCGTATTGATCTCTTGTGAACCGAACTTGATCTCTTTCGCCCAATGCAGCTTATGTGTTTTTTCATCGTAGTATGGTTTAGCAGCCCATCCAATCAAGCTAATGGCATCATACCCTTGTTTTATACGTTCTTGACTCGCATTAGCAGTACTCTCTTTCATGTCAGAGAGAAGTTCATCATAATTTATTTTATCGGCATCCTCATCAGAGACATAACCATCTTCCACATATTCAACTGTCACACCCCAAGCGGTATTGTCATACGGTGTTACCCCGGTAGGGAAAATCATACCCAGTGTTTTTTCTCCTCCAGGAGGGTTCCCCCATATTTTTACCAACACAGTTTCTGTATCTTCCGGACTAAGATAATAAAAGTTTTCTGGCACTTGTAGTGTTGCCACACCATTAGGTAATTTTATCTCACCTTGTTGAGGATTCAGTGAATCCAAAATTTTGTTAGCTTCAGTAATATATTGCTCTTGCTCTTGCTCTGCCGTTAAATTTGTCTCATTTTCAGCCATCAGTTGATTTGAAAACAACATAATGAATGTAAAAATTACTCCAAAATACTTCATGTACTCTTCTCCCTCTTTATATATTAATATAAGTTATTATATAAAATTAGGATATATAGAAGCTTAATTAAATCTTAACCTTGATACAATCTTAAACTTCAAAATTTAGGATGTTTAATGAAAAAAATTATAATAATCTCCAGTGCTCTATTACTAACAGGTATCTTTAGTGGATGTGCAAGTTCATCATCACCGACTACTCCTCAAGAGGTTCGTGATTCAGTAGGCAGTGGTATGTTCAGTACCAAAAAAGATAGCTTTGTTGTTAATCGTCCATATTATAAAGTTGCTAGTTTACTTCAAAGGAATTCAAATAAATGTCTAAATAAAGCATTTAAACATACAAGTACAACACATAATGGATACTACATGCAAACAAGTACGGACACCATGTACTATAAAACAAAGTTTAAAAGAGGCCGTACATTATCAACTTTAGAAGTAAAAGGTGATTCAGATAGTCTACAATCAGGTATGACATCTGCTATTTATGGTGAGGCTTTCAAAGATGGTTATTTTATTGCAGTTGTAGATTTACATAATAAAGGTAATAAAACACAAGTTGATATTTATCGCGGATCAATGTTAATGGGGGTTCAAGAAGATATTGTTAACGCTATAAAGAATTGGGCAAAAACTGGATCTAGATCATGCCCAAATATTGCACCATAATTATGTTACGTAAATTATTATTTTATACCCTCACTAGTGTAGTACTACTGCTGAATGGCTGCTCTTCTTCACCAGGAGCTTATCAGCAGCAGGGCAAGAAAAATCTTACCGTGAATGTCAAGGCTGACAGTAGTACATATTTAGAAGTGTATGAATTGGATGGACCGTGTAATCAGAAGATGAAAGGGGAAGTGAAACTCCAGAACGGGATAAACAAGTTTGCACTTATGAATAATAAACACTATTATCTTCGAATTAATTTTAAGACAGTGTCATTATTGTCCGGATCACAAAATATAACATTAGGTGCATATGTTACACCAAAGAGTAACTACATATATTCCATGAATGCCGTCTATGAAGATGATATGTATGATGTTGAAATCAAGAAACGCAACATACATAGTCATAAAGCAACTAGAATGACGATAAAACCTTTAGAAACGTGTAAAGAAAAGGATGGTAAACCTTTTATATCAATAGAGTGGCTTCCTGCATTAAATAAAAGTGTTGAAGTTCTCTAAGTCATTTATATTTCTACGCTGAAATATGACAGTTACAATAAAAACTTTAGGAGAGCATGACACATGAAAAAATTCTTATTCGTATTTACTACACTATGCATTGTTACTGTAAATGCAGAAATTTATAAGATTGAGACAAAAGGAAATTTAGAATCAAAATACCCAACTAATTGTATTGAAGTAAAAGAACTTAGTAATACAAACACTCCTGCAGATATTTTTGTTGGTATTGCAAAGTGTCTAGAGAAATCAGATTATCAAAAAGCCGGTGAACTCTATTTTGCTGCATTGGCATATGGGCGTTTCGATGCACATAGAGTCAAAGACCAGACTGCACATCAAGCAATTCCTGTTTTACGAATGAATTATTTAGGCAATTTAAATGAAACTGATACGAATGAGTTTCAATTAGCACTAAAAAGAGTCAATGGTGAGCTAAATACAATATGCAGTGCATTAAAAGAATTAGGCAAACCAGCCTATTATCCAAATTATATGATTCAGCATGGTATGGGTGCTTTTTTAGAGGAGCAGTCAAAAAGTGCTTTGGTTAATAATTTTGATTCTGACAAAGCATGGGAAGATGTATTAACCAACTATGTAAAGTGTACAAAATAATGAAGTTATCAAAACCTTATAAAATAGAGAACTTTATAAGGTTTTAACTCATCTCCATCGTCTTGATGAGGATGCACACAACAAATAAGCAATCCATAATTGTAGTGTACACTACAATTTTTATTTAGTCGTCATTATGTAGTTGTCCACTAAAGTCAAAGCCAAACTTCATTTTGTTGGCTATTTCTTCTTGTACCTCGTCTATGAGGTCATCCGTTCTGCCTTCTATCTGTTCTATGAAAAATTTTTGTTCTCTTTCCCGTTTAAAGGTATGTACTTTGTAAGGTTTGTCGGTACCATGTTCTTCTATAAACTTATCGATCGTATCTTCCCAAATGAAGGTTAGCTCATGTTCTATGGTTTGTGGTTCTTTATCACCGGGTAAGGTATAGTTAAATGCTACCGTATCCGTGAAGGATATGGTAGCATACGCTTTATCTTCTTTTTGAGACGTTACTTCATTGTTTGTCATGATTATGTCCTTTAGTATGTTGTTTATTCACTCTTATATCAAAGATAGCTTTAAATAGGATAAATTTTATCTGATTTGTCTTTTTTCTACCAATAGAGTTATTTTTTGTATCTCATTTTTGGACTTTATACCTTTTCTCACTTCACCTACAGAGAGTAAGAACAAGAAAGTTCTGCTAAAAGAATGTCAATATGACATACTTTTCTCTTCCCTTTTTTCTTTTGGTCTATACTTAATCATCAAATTTAAAGCAACACAGACGAACAAGTGATAAGGTTTTATAACATGACAAGAGAAGACCCTAAAAAATTCGGTAATCAGAGCGAGACCTTGGCCACACGTTTTTTAGAACAGAAAGGTTTCATGATCTTGGAGCGTAATTATTTCGCAAGAAAACTTGGTGAGATAGATATCATCGCCAGTTGTAATGATAGCTTGCATTTTATAGACGTGAAGAGCGGAAAAACAGAGTTTGATCCTGTCTATAATGTGACACCTTCTAAACTCCGAAAGATCATCAACTCTGCACATTACTATATGAAAACAAAAAACATTGACAGTGCATTTAGTATCGATGCACTGATCATTCGGTATGATGAGGTAGAATTTATAGAGAATGTTACGCTATAATCTGCTCAATGATACTTTAAAGGCACCTATATGAGACTCTCCGATGTGCAGCTTCAACAATTTCATCAAAATGGTTTTATTGTCTTACGAAATTTTTTACCCCAAGAAAAATGTGACGCGATACTGGATGTCGCCAAAGCACATTTAGAACATAAAATTGAACCGATTGAAACAGAGATAGGGTATGATGAGAGATCCAAAGAGTATCGTACCGAGGTGGTGGATTACAGCAGTGGATCCAATGAAACGCATATGATCGTCCGCAGGTTACGGCAGGTGTATGAGAGAGATATTCTTTTCAAAGAGTGGATGGAAGATGTCGATATCCGTCCTGTTTTACAGCAGATACTGGATGACAGAGTGGTCATCACGACCGCCCATCATAACTCTATCATGACAAAAATGCCTCATTACAGCAGAGCAACAGCTTGGCATCAGGACAGAAGGTATTGGCGTTATTCAGATAATAATCTGGTGAGTGTATGGCTGGCTTTGGATGATGAGTACAGTGAGAATGGTGTGCTTGAATTCATACCTGGAAGCCATTTGATGCAATTCAAGCCTGAACAGTTTGATGTAAAAGAGTATTTTAGGGAAGATACGCAAGAGAATGCCGAACTGATAGCGAAAAAAGTCTCTACCCCACTCAAAAAAGGCGATGTGATCATCTTCCATTCTTTACTGCTGCATAGAGCCAATAAGAACAGTACAGATCAAGCTAAAATATCATTTGTCTATACGGTCAAAGGGGAGAGGACGATGGCCATAGAAGGATCACGTTCTTCCCAATATCCAGAGATCATGTTGGAAGAAGTTGAATAAGAGAAGTTTTATCCTAGTTGTATATAATTAGGACAAAAGATAGATAATTTAAAAAAATATAAGCTATAACAATAGTTTTTATAAGAAATTAGGTTATACTATTTGTATACAAATTTAAAGGAATTAAATATGGGAAAATATGTAGATTTAACAGCTGAAAATTTTGATGCGACTATCGCTGAAGGTGTAACAATGGTAGATTTTTGGGCTCCATGGTGTGGACCTTGTAGAATGATCGCTCCAGTGATCGAAGAGCTTGCAGAAGATTTTGAAGGGAAAGCGACTATCTGTAAAGTGAATACAGACGAGCAGCAAGATATCGCAGTAAAATATGGTATCAGATCTATTCCAGCGATCCTTTTCTTTAAAGACGGTGAATTGGTAGACCAAATGGTAGGTGCAGCTTCTAAAGACGCATTCGCTGAAAAACTTAACGCACAACTCTAAATGATACATTTAAGAGGGGGTCTTCCTCTCTTAAAACTTCTTTCATATCTATATTTAGATAAAATCTTCTAAAATTTTTAACCAAGTATTTTCATTGTATAATAGATAGTATTTGCTTAAGTATTTTACTTAGTTCAAGGATTCATAATGTTAGACTGCGCAATCATCGGTGGCGGTCCAGCTGGACTTACAGCAGGATTATATACGACACGTGGTGGGCTTAAAAATGTTACACTGTTTGAGACGGGTATGCCTGGCGGGCAGATCACACAGAGTTCTGAGATAGAGAACTACCCCGGATTCTTTGAACATGATAAAACAGGTATGGACTTCATGGATACCTGGCAAAAGCAGTGTTTCCACTTTGGTCTTAGACATGAGATGAAAAAAGTAGAGCGTGTGGCAAAAACAGGTGAACACTTTACTGTGACACTTGAAGGTGGAGAGAGTGTTGAAGCACTGACCGTGATCGTCTGTACAGGTTCTACACCGAAAAGAGCTGGTATTAAAGGGGAAGATGAATACTTTGGAAAAGGTGTAAGCACCTGTGCTACGTGTGACGGATTCTTTTATAAAGACAAACCCGTTACCGTACTTGGTGGGGGTGATACCGCACTTGAGGAAGCATTTTACCTTTCCAATATCTGTTCGGATGTTTATGTGGTACATCGAAGAGATACATTCAGAGCGGCACCCGCAACTATAGACAGAGCGATGAGAAAAGAGAATATACATTTTGTTACCAACGCTGTGATCGATGAAATAGTTGGAGACGCAATGGGTGTGACGGGTGTCAATATCAAACACAATGACGGTACAATGACACATATGGATAATACCGGACTTTTTGTGTTTGTAGGACACAATGTAAACAACGAAGTCCTTAAAGATCAAAACGGTGATTTTATCTGTGAGATGAATCAGCGAGGGCAAGTGATCGTAGATCTATGTATGAGAACATCGGTCGAAGGGCTTTATGCGGCAGGAGATATACGTATAGAAGCACCAAAACAAGTAGTTTCAGCAGCAGGTGACGGTTCAGTGGCCGCACTTCAAGTAATTTCATATATTCAGGAGCAACAATAGATGGCAAAGATCGGAATAGTAGGCAGTACAGGTAGAATGGGTGAGCACCTGATTAAAAATATTTTAGAAAATGAAGCATTGGAACTGAGTGTATTACATGTATTTGGTGAACTAACAAGAGATGTTCCGTCTGATGTATTGGTCACCAACAGTATGAAAGCTGTGCTTGAAAATTGTGATGTAGTGATTGACTTTTCCGCACCTGAAGCAACACAGGAACTTTGTGAAGAGGCTTTGAAAAATCCTACACCATTGGTGATTGCAACCACAGGATTCACTGCACATCAGCAAAATCTCCTCAAAGAAGCTTCAAAAGAAATGCCGGTCCTTTATGCTTCAAATATGTCAGCAGGGATTGCTTTGCTTAAACAATTGGTCGAGCAGGTAGCAGCGACACTGGAAGATTTTGATATCGAAATCGTGGAACAGCACCATAGACATAAAGTGGATGCACCAAGTGGTACTGCTTTAACATTGGGTGAGTTTGCTGCAAAAGGAAGAGGCTTGGATCTTGATGCTGTACGGGTATCAGGAAGAGATGGTCAGATCGGAGCAAGATCTAAAGATGAGATCGCTGTGATGGCACTCCGCGGAGGAGATATCGTAGGTCGACATACGGTTGGTTTTTACAATGATGGTGAGTTTTTAGAACTCAACCATACAGCCACCAGTAGAGAGACTTTTTCAAAAGGTGCGATCCGTGCAGCAACATGGCTCGTAAATCAAAAGAGTGGTCTTTACTCTATAAATGATTGTTTAGGAATTTAATATGTGTGCAATAGTTGGTGTGTTCGGTGCAAAAAAAGCTTCTACAGTAGCGTATTATTCGCTCTTTTCAATGCAACATCGTGGACAAGAAGCTACGGGTATTTCCGCAGCCAATGGGAAGCGTATCGCTACGTATAAAAAGCGTGGTATGGTATCAGATGTTTTCTCTCAGGATATATTAGATAGTTTGGATGGTAGATGTGCTGTAGGACATAACCGTTATTCAACAGCAGGAAGTGAATCTGCCGGAGATGCACAGCCTGTATTTGCCAAGTATAAGCTCGGAGAGATATCCGTCGTACATAATGGTAATCTTGTCAATAAACATGAAGTAAGAAATGAACTGATAGATAGAGGTGCTATTTTTCAAACCGATATGGATACTGAAAATATTATTCACCTGATAGCAAAATCCCAAAAAGATTCTTTGGTGGACCGTATCAAGGATATGCTGACAAAGATAGAAGGGGCATATTGTTTAGCCATCCAAAGCCGCTCTAAAATGTTTGTGATCCGTGACCGTTTTGGTATCCGTCCTCTCAGCCTGGGTAAACTAAGTGACGGTGGATATATTGTCGCGTC from Sulfurovum xiamenensis includes the following:
- the trxB gene encoding thioredoxin-disulfide reductase; the encoded protein is MLDCAIIGGGPAGLTAGLYTTRGGLKNVTLFETGMPGGQITQSSEIENYPGFFEHDKTGMDFMDTWQKQCFHFGLRHEMKKVERVAKTGEHFTVTLEGGESVEALTVIVCTGSTPKRAGIKGEDEYFGKGVSTCATCDGFFYKDKPVTVLGGGDTALEEAFYLSNICSDVYVVHRRDTFRAAPATIDRAMRKENIHFVTNAVIDEIVGDAMGVTGVNIKHNDGTMTHMDNTGLFVFVGHNVNNEVLKDQNGDFICEMNQRGQVIVDLCMRTSVEGLYAAGDIRIEAPKQVVSAAGDGSVAALQVISYIQEQQ
- the dapB gene encoding 4-hydroxy-tetrahydrodipicolinate reductase; its protein translation is MAKIGIVGSTGRMGEHLIKNILENEALELSVLHVFGELTRDVPSDVLVTNSMKAVLENCDVVIDFSAPEATQELCEEALKNPTPLVIATTGFTAHQQNLLKEASKEMPVLYASNMSAGIALLKQLVEQVAATLEDFDIEIVEQHHRHKVDAPSGTALTLGEFAAKGRGLDLDAVRVSGRDGQIGARSKDEIAVMALRGGDIVGRHTVGFYNDGEFLELNHTATSRETFSKGAIRAATWLVNQKSGLYSINDCLGI